In the Carassius auratus strain Wakin chromosome 50, ASM336829v1, whole genome shotgun sequence genome, one interval contains:
- the LOC113066940 gene encoding apoptosis inhibitor 5-B-like: MAATVEDLYRNYGILADAKEDLSKHKDAYQVILDGVKGGPKEKRLAAQFIPKFFSSFPELADAAINAQLDLCEDEDVSIRRQAIKELPRFASGENLPRVADILTQLLQTDDSAEFNQVITALISIFKIDAKGTLGGLFSQILQGEDVVRERAIKFLSTKLKTMPDDTMTKEVEDYIFIETKKVLEDVTGEEFVLLMRILSGLKNMQTVSGRQQLVELVVEQAFLEQALNPADTDSVDRLLQCTRQALPLFSKNVHSTRFVTYFCEFVLPNLSLLTSPVAELDIQLEVLKLLAEMSPYCGDMDKLEVNLNMLFEKLLEFMPLPPEEENGENAANEEPKLQFSYVECLLFSFHQLGKKLPDFLIDKISAEKLKDFKIRLQYFARGLQVYIRQLRVALQGKTGDALKTEENKIKVVALKITNNINVLIKDLFHNPPSYKSTVTLSWKPVQKTEAAAAAIGQKRQSVEDIGATATTKKLPTNLPRRDARQIYNPPSGKYSASIGNFSNEQRGGFRGGRGRGFGGRGNRSRGRIY, encoded by the exons ATGGCGGCGACAGTGGAGGACCTCTACCGTAACTACGGCATCCTCGCCGACGCGAAAGAGGATCTAAGCAAA CACAAGGATGCGTATCAGGTGATTCTGGATGGCGTTAAAGGAGGTCCAAAGGAGAAGCGACTGGCTGCGCAGTTCATTCCCAAATTTTTCAGCAGTTTTCCAGAGCTAGCCGATGCAGCCATCAACGCACAGCTTGatctgtgtgaggatgaggatgtaTCT ATCAGAAGGCAGGCTATCAAAGAACTGCCCCGATTCGCATCAGGAGAGAACTTACCCAGAGTCGCAGACATCCTCACACAGCTGCTGCAGACAG ATGATTCTGCTGAGTTCAATCAAGTCATCACAGCTTTGATCTCTATATTCAAAATTGATGCAAAAG GAACTTTGGGAGGCTTGTTCAGTCAGATCCTGCAGGGAGAAGATGTTGTTCGAGAAAGAGCGATTAAGTTTCTCTCTACTAAGTTGAAAACCATGCCAGATGACACGATGACAAAAGAGGTGGAGGATTACATCTTCATAGAGACAAAAAAG GTCCTAGAGGATGTGACGGGGGAGGAGTTTGTGCTCCTGATGCGTATCCTGTCCGGGCTGAAGAACATGCAGACTGTGAGTGGGCGGCAACAGCTGGTGGAGCTGGTGGTGGAGCAGGCATTTCTGGAGCAGGCGCTGAACCCTGCAGATACAGACAGCGTCGACCGGCTCCTGCAGTGCACACGCCAGGCCTTACCACTCTTCTCT AAAAATGTGCATTCCACTCGCTTTGTGACCTACTTCTGTGAATTTGTTCTGCCCAACCTCAGTCTGCTCACCAGCCCTGTAGCAGAACTGGACATCCAGCTGGAG GTACTAAAGTTATTAGCTGAGATGAGTCCGTATTGTGGCGACATGGACAAACTGGAGGTCAATCTCAACATGCTGTTTGAGAAGCTACTG GAGTTCATGCCCCTGCCTCCAGAGGAGGAGAACGGAGAGAATGCTGCCAATGAAGAGCCCAAGCTGCAGTTCAGCTACGTGGAGTGTCTGCTCTTCAGCTTCCATCAGCTGGGCAAAAAACTACCAGACTTTCTTATCGACAAAATCAGCGCAGAGAAGCTGAAGGACTTCAAGATCAG GTTACAGTACTTTGCACGGGGGCTCCAAGTATATATTCGACAACTGCGAGTCGCTTTGCAAGGCAAGACTGGAGATGCACTGAAGACAGAGgag AATAAAATCAAAGTTGTGGCTTTGAAGATCACCAacaacataaatgttttaatcaag GATTTGTTTCATAACCCTCCATCCTATAAAAGCACAGTCACTCTGTCCTGGAAACCGGTGCAGAAGACCGAGGCGGCAGCAGCAGCAATCGG CCAGAAGAGGCAGTCAGTAGAGGACATTGGGGCAACAGCCACAACAAAGAAGCTTCCCACAAATCTGCCCAGGAGGGACGCCCGACAGATATACAATCCGCCCAGTGGGAAATACAGCGCCAGCATTGGGAACTTCTCTAACG AACAACGAGGAGGCTTCAGGGGCGGCAGAGGACGGGGCTTCGGAGGAAGAGGCAACCGAAGCCGAGGACGGATTTATTAA
- the prr5l gene encoding proline-rich protein 5-like, with protein sequence MGSFRKPRPRFMSSPVLSDLARFHASSPTLQLSNASVWNSVQTAVIKVFQGGGLQANELYTLNESIRWLLRTELGSFITEYFQDQLLNKGLMDILEKIQLHNDESRLQALSEMWVRFFTDILPTLQAIFYPVQGQELTVRQMALLGFRNMVLLKLPVENMFQGSSYPPPITQMLLILQGIHEPNGPTQEYFLLERLVEMVISPYLSNYLNMNPNDFSSEDRLEGLRLVDTPHLSQPEIMVTHFAHESFLAPLIEHEGEAYLERTGGVRRHTVANVHSDIQLLSMKNRMCSEEVEVSSAARMTKTESRRTPKTFCREPVFFDSRPGGVEILQGQSTAEMKCGLTS encoded by the exons ATGGGGTCATTCCGAAAGCCCAGACCCCGTTTCATGAGCTCGCCTGTGCTGTCCGACCTCGCCCGGTTTCATGCCAGCTCGCCAACACTGCAGCTGTCCAACGCCAGTGTTTGGAACAG TGTTCAAACAGCTGTAATTAAAGTCTTCCAGGGTGGTGGGCTACAAGCCAATGAGCTGTATACCCTGAATGAAAGCATAAG GTGGCTTTTGAGGACTGAACTGGGATCCTTTATCACGGAGTACTTTCAG GATCAGCTCTTGAATAAGGGTCTGATGGATATTTTGGAGAAGATTCAGCTTCATAACG ATGAAAGCCGTCTTCAAGCGCTGTCTGAGATGTGGGTGAGGTTTTTCACAGACATCTTGCCAACTCTTCAAGCTATTTTCTATCCCGTGCAG GGTCAGGAGTTGACTGTGAGGCAGATGGCTCTGCTAGGCTTCAGGAACATGGTTCTGTTGAAGCTTCCTGTGGAGAACATGTTTCAGGGCTCCTCATATCCTCCGCCAATCACACAGATGCTGCTGATCCTGCAG GGCATTCATGAGCCTAATGGTCCTACGCAGGAGTACTTCCTACTCGAGAGGCTAGTGGAAATGGTTATATCTCCCTACCTGAGTAACTACCTCAACATGAATCCTAACGATTTCTCTTCAG AGGATCGTCTGGAAGGCTTGAGATTGGTCGACACGCCACACCTCAGTCAACCTGAGATCATGGTGACACATTTTGCCCACGAGTCTTTCCTGGCACCTCTAATCGAACACGAGGGTGAAGCCTATTTGGAAAGGACTGGCGGTGTGCGACGCCACACAGTCGCCAATGTGCATTCAGACATCCAGCTCCTGTCCATGAAAAACAGGATGTGTTCAGAAGAAGTGGAGGTCAGTAGCGCAGCCAGGATGACCAAGACAGAAAGCAGAAGGACACCGAAGACTTTCTGCCGTGAACCGGTCTTTTTTGACTCCCGGCCAGGTGGTGTGGAAATCCTTCAAGGGCAAAGCACTGCAGAGATGAAGTGTGGCCtaactagttaa